In a single window of the Magnolia sinica isolate HGM2019 chromosome 7, MsV1, whole genome shotgun sequence genome:
- the LOC131250526 gene encoding putrescine hydroxycinnamoyltransferase 3-like produces the protein MEIHVVSSTVIPQGLPPTENTKIPLTVFDMLASGMHIAVLHAYMPPMPTNTALKDGLKKALWLFPTLAGQLVENDDHCHPYISLGDNGGGVLVVETNAESELLDILPLEPSPELVRFHPPLDEARHLLQVQLNRFSCGGLVIGLTSHHRVADGKAISSFFIAWGKLVRGLRIDSFPVYDQTMLIPRDPPRCDHDHWGIEFQPLPLPPSSLPSTLNSNEIHNMRVHYSGEFILKIKARMPTKHSTFEVLTGHLWKNLTRARGLDPDMLTQIRVAVNGRPRLWPAAPTEYFGNMVLNAFPRARVKELTEGSVADAARLVHDAVGRIEDGYIRSLIDFRAINSGNVLVPVTDFEGPVLCPNLEVDSWLGFPFQEVDFGDGGSLCAFAPSWVPVEGVVILMPTLRGVGDGGVDVMLTLFQGHAELFSQISHSLD, from the coding sequence ATGGAAATTCATGTAGTGAGTTCTACGGTCATTCCCCAAGGCCTGCCTCCCACCGaaaataccaaaatacccctcACTGTCTTTGACATGCTAGCATCAGGCATGCACATCGCTGTGTTACACGCCTACATGCCGCCGATGCCGACAAACACTGCCTTGAAAGATGGCTTAAAGAAGGCTTTATGGCTCTTTCCTACACTAGCAGGCCAGCTCGTAGAGAACGATGATCAttgccatccatatatttcaCTCGGAGACAATGGTGGAGGTGTTTTAGTAGTGGAGACGAATGCGGAATCGGAATTACTGGATATTTTGCCACTTGAGCCATCGCCAGAGCTGGTGCGGTTTCACCCTCCACTTGACGAGGCTCGACACTTACTTCAAGTACAACTCAACCGATTTTCATGCGGCGGCCTAGTGATTGGCTTAACATCTCACCATCGAGTGGCCGATGGTAAAGCGATTAGCTCATTCTTTATTGCATGGGGAAAGTTGGTTCGTGGGCTCCGAATAGATAGCTTTCCGGTCTATGATCAAACCATGCTAATACCTCgggacccaccgagatgtgatcaTGACCATTGGGGGATTGAATTTCAGCCCCTTCCACTGCCACCGTCTTCTCTTCCTTCTACCTTAAACTCGAACGAAATACATAACATGCGGGTCCACTACAGTGGGGAGTTCATATTGAAGATAAAAGCTCGAATGCCAACTAAACATTCTACATTTGAGGTTTTGACGGGCCACCTTTGGAAGAACCTAACCAGGGCTCGTGGGCTTGATCCTGATATGCTTACTCAGATCAGGGTGGCCGTGAATGGACGGCCAAGATTGTGGCCAGCTGCACCGACGGAGTACTTTGGCAACATGGTCCTCAACGCCTTCCCAAGGGCGCGTGTGAAAGAGCTGACTGAAGGGAGCGTCGCTGATGCGGCGCGATTGGTGCATGATGCAGTGGGACGAATCGAGGATGGGTATATCCGGTCGTTGATCGACTTCAGAGCGATCAACAGTGGGAACGTGCTGGTGCCCGTTACGGATTTTGAGGGGCCAGTTCTGTGCCCTAACCTGGAAGTTGATAGCTGGTTAGGGTTTCCTTTCCAGGAAGTGGATTTTGGGGATGGAGGGAGCTTATGTGCTTTTGCTCCTTCGTGGGTGCCAGTGGAAGGTGTGGTGATCTTGATGCCTACGTTGCGTGGTGTTGGTGATGGTGGTGTGGATGTCATGCTCACCTTATTTCAAGGCCATGCAGAGCTCTTCAGTCAGATCTCCCATTCATTAGATTAG